The nucleotide sequence TACGGGCAATTCCCGCGTCGGGAGTGACTTCGGTGGTGCACATGGTGATCGACCCGCCTTGCGCTCGCCGCGACCCGTGAACGGGAAACCGGCACCGCCCCGCATCTTCCCAGGTATGTCGTGAAACGTATGGCCAGTGCGTCGCAGTACTGTAGGGAGACGAATGGGGGGAGGAGGGTTCCTTGGGGCTATGACGATCGATAGCGGGAGAAACCTTTGTCGCCGCCGGAACTGCGACGAGGTGGAGTTCTGGCTGGGTTTGTGCGTCCAGGACTGGGTGCGGTGGCAGGACGGCTTGGAAGCCCTCGACCTGCCCGATGACGAGAGGCTGGCGCCGCCTCGTAGTGTGTTCATCGCCCCGGTGCACGCTGGCAGCGTGTCGCAACGGGTGCCGGCGATGGGGTGATCCCGAGGCCCGCCCAGCCTGCGGGAGCGGAATCGACTTGTCGCTGTCGTCGCACGGGGTGCGGCACCAGGACCGCTGCACCGACGAGTGGGTTCGCCTCGTCGCTGCGGACAACTCGAGACGATGCCGTAGGTGGCCGCCTGTCACGTCCGCATGACGGGCTTGCTGATCGACGCCCGCCTCAGAGGCCGGTGATTCCGGCGCTCAAGGCCAAGGCCGCCGCTTCACCGCGTGAGGTGACGCCGAGCTTTTTCAGCAGACCGGTGACGTGGAACTTGACCGTGCTTTCGGTGATCCCGAGTGTGCCGGCGATGGTCTTGTTGCGTTGCCCTTGAGCGACCAGCCGTAGCACCTCGAGTTCGCGACGGTTGAGAGTCGATGGCAGCGTCTCGTCGGGCCTGCCGCCCGCGGGGTCGAAGGGAACGCTGATGGCGACGTGGCTCCCCCAGCCGGGGAGGGTGTCGATTTCGACGGTGGCGCCGAGGGTTTTCGCGCGCCCGTCGAGTTGCAGGCGCAGGCCGGCGCTGTCGAGGCTGCCCGATCCTTGATCGCGGACGTCCAGGTGCAGTGCGGTGCTGTCGCTCGACCAGGCGACCCGGAGCCGGGTCAGCTCGGGTTGGCTGGTGAAGGTCAGGACCGCCGTGCAGGTCATCGCGCGGGCGGCGTGGGCGATCTCGCCGGGTATCGGCCGCCCGTTCTTCGGCGGGGCGGCGAAGTCCAGTTGCGCGTCATGGTGGCGCAGCATTTGCCGGATTTCCCGCCGCAGCCTGGCGAACGCGGTGTGCATGGGTTCTTCGGACTGAGCGAGATCGGTTTTCTGGGCCGACCGGAGCGCCACCAGCGCGGCCGAGGCGGTGTCGGTCGCGGCGAGCCGGGCGCGGTGGTCGTCCAGCCGGGAAGACCGCAGGGTGGTGAGGATCGTGACGAGCGCGGTTTCGTGCGCCGCGGCCATTTCGGCGATCGTCCTGGCGCGTTCGCTGGAGGCGGCGCGGGATTCGGCGAGGTAGTCGGGGCTGGCCTGGGTGACCTGCTGGCGGATCGAGGTCGCGACGATGCCGAAGACCCCGGCCAGGGGAGCGGGGTGCGGGAACCGGGCCCGGCTCGACCGGGGGA is from Amycolatopsis lurida and encodes:
- a CDS encoding LuxR C-terminal-related transcriptional regulator; this encodes MPDPAGLTALREVIEGPLREIADRFSRFLADGWPHQALVIFTRECTGRPRKVTGTRDITDKVTIAELEALKANVPPGRQVTTTATLGGAVRTVWAVQDPIGTLLVLVPRSSRARFPHPAPLAGVFGIVATSIRQQVTQASPDYLAESRAASSERARTIAEMAAAHETALVTILTTLRSSRLDDHRARLAATDTASAALVALRSAQKTDLAQSEEPMHTAFARLRREIRQMLRHHDAQLDFAAPPKNGRPIPGEIAHAARAMTCTAVLTFTSQPELTRLRVAWSSDSTALHLDVRDQGSGSLDSAGLRLQLDGRAKTLGATVEIDTLPGWGSHVAISVPFDPAGGRPDETLPSTLNRRELEVLRLVAQGQRNKTIAGTLGITESTVKFHVTGLLKKLGVTSRGEAAALALSAGITGL